A region of the bacterium genome:
CGCCGAGGCACGCCCCAAATTCTCGCCACGGAATGGGCATCGACCACCCAAAACGAAATCCGTCAGCGTCAATCGCCGCGCGGCACGCCGAAACCGTGGAAAGCCAGGTTCTCAGCCAACTTTCGTGCATAGTTCAGGCTAGCGCGAATGCCGCCGCCATGGTTCGTCCATCGAGCATGCCGCCAGCTGCGATGATCGGAACGTCGAAATGGGAGGCGACGAGGGGGAGCAGCACCATCGATGCAACATCGCGTGGATTCTTGAAACCGCCGCCTTCGCTGCCTTCGACGATCAAACCGTCGACCCCAGCCGCCACCGCCTTCTCCGCGCCGGCCAGGGTTGGCACGACATGGAAGACGATCAGGCCGGCCTCCTTGAGTTGGGCGGTGTACTTCGTCGGGTTTCCGGCCGAGGTCGTGACGAATTGCACGCCCTCGTCGACGACGAATTGGACGATGTTCGGATCGCGCACGAAGGCCTGGGCGATGTTCACGCCGAAGGGCTTTTCCGTGAGCGTCCGCATCTTGCGGATTTCGTCGCGGATCACGTCGAGCTCGCCAGACGAGGTCTCGATGATTCCCATGCCACCGGCATTCGAAACGGCCGAAGCGAGCGGGGAGCGGGCGATCCAGCCCATCGGGGCCTGGACGACAGGGATTTCGACGCCGAGAAGCTCGGTGACGCGGTTGTGGATGGTCGACATAGGCACGGACGATAGCCCGGTACCGGCTCGGATGATTATACTGGGCCCCCGTTCCCCAAGGAGGCAACCCCATGAGGCTCCACGACAACCTCGACTACCACGCTCGCCAGGCTCCCGACGCGATCTTTGCCGAAATGGGAGACCGTCGCATCAGCTACGCCGACGCTGCGCTCGAAGCCAACCAGCTCGCCAACGCCCTGGTCGCCGAAGGGCTCGTGATCGGCGATCGCGTGGCGATCCTGTCCAAGAATTCGATCGAGATGGCGATCTTCTATTTCGCCTGTTCGAAAGCCGGGGTTGCGCCGGTTCCGCTGAACTACCGACTGGCGCCGCCCGAGTGGGCCTACATCCTGAATGATTCCGGTGCCAAGCTGCTGGTGGCCCAGCCGGAGCTGGCCGCGGCGCTCGAACCTGCGCGGAAGGAACTGGGCGGGATCAAACGCTTCCTCTCGGTGAATGGCAGAGCAGAGGGCTACGATGAACTGCTGGACTTCGTCGCTGGCCAATCAACGGCAGCCCCCGACCGCTTCGTACCGCTGACGGCGGACCTCTACCAGATGTACACGAGCGGTACGACGGGACGGCCCAAGGGGGCGGTGCTCTCCCAGGAAGCCGTCTGCTGGCAGCTCTTTCAGGCCATGGTCGGTTTCAGTATCTCCGAGGGCGAACGTGGGTTGATCGTGGCGCCGATGTATCACGCCGCAGCCGGAATCATGACATTCGCCGTCATTGGCGGCGGCGGAACCCTCGTGATTCACGAAGATTTCAACCCGGCGGCCGTGGTGGACGCGCTATCGGAAGGCGGCGTTACGATTTCGCTACTGGTTCCAGCCATGATCCAGTTCTGCCTGGTCGCGGTGCCGGATGTCGGGCAGCGCAACTATGAAAAGCTGCGTCTGCTGATCTACGGCGCCTCGGCAATCGCCGAGCCCACGCTTCGTCAGGCCATGGACACATTCGGCTGCGATTTCGTGCAGGGCTATGGCATGACCGAGACGACGGCCGCCGTTTCGTACCTGATGCCAGAAGACCATCGGCGCGGCGTCGCGGGTGAGCCGGGGCTGCTGCTCTCGGCGGGGCGGGCGTTGATCGGAACCGAAATCTGCATCGTCGATGG
Encoded here:
- a CDS encoding long-chain-fatty-acid--CoA ligase; the protein is MRLHDNLDYHARQAPDAIFAEMGDRRISYADAALEANQLANALVAEGLVIGDRVAILSKNSIEMAIFYFACSKAGVAPVPLNYRLAPPEWAYILNDSGAKLLVAQPELAAALEPARKELGGIKRFLSVNGRAEGYDELLDFVAGQSTAAPDRFVPLTADLYQMYTSGTTGRPKGAVLSQEAVCWQLFQAMVGFSISEGERGLIVAPMYHAAAGIMTFAVIGGGGTLVIHEDFNPAAVVDALSEGGVTISLLVPAMIQFCLVAVPDVGQRNYEKLRLLIYGASAIAEPTLRQAMDTFGCDFVQGYGMTETTAAVSYLMPEDHRRGVAGEPGLLLSAGRALIGTEICIVDGEGKPVPNGTIGEVAARGPQLMRGYWNLEEASAEALRDGWMHTGDAGIMDDEGFVYIQDRVKDMIVSGGENVYPREIEDVLYEHPAVAEAAVIGIPDEKWGEAVKAVVVLKEGEETTTEDLLAHCKDRLGGYKRPRSVDFIEALPRNPSGKVLKKDLREPYWAGHDRRVG